The sequence TTGTCCATGAAGCCCAGCCCGTGGAGGTACTTCGCGAAGATCTCCGGATCTTCGTAGAGCGTGCGGTCCTGCACGCAGCTCTTCTTCACGGTGTGGATGAGCTCGTGGTGCTCCACCCGGCGAATCAGGAACTCGAGCTGGAGGGTGAAGCTCCAGCGCTTCATGTCGCCGTAGTAGTCCTTCAAGAAGCGGTTATCGATGACGGGCTCGTCGAAGAGCTCGAAGCCCAGCCGCTGGCTCACGAGCTTGGCCGCCGTCGTCTTGCCTGCGCCGATGTTGCCGGCCATGGCCAGGAAGCGCTTGGGCTTGAGCTTCGCGGTCTTGCCCTGCTGGGTCGCGGCGAGGGTCGTCGCCACGCCCTGGGCGATGGCGGTGGGCTCGTCGACGGCCACGCGCTGGCGGGGGCGCTCAGCCGCGGGCGCCTCGGCAACGACGGCGAGCTTGGGGGCCTTGGTTCGGCGCGCGGGCATTGTTCCTCCGACGGCGGGACGGACCGATTAGTCCGCCCGCTCGAACCGGTCAACGCCGGA is a genomic window of Deltaproteobacteria bacterium containing:
- a CDS encoding deoxynucleoside kinase; translated protein: MPARRTKAPKLAVVAEAPAAERPRQRVAVDEPTAIAQGVATTLAATQQGKTAKLKPKRFLAMAGNIGAGKTTAAKLVSQRLGFELFDEPVIDNRFLKDYYGDMKRWSFTLQLEFLIRRVEHHELIHTVKKSCVQDRTLYEDPEIFAKYLHGLGFMDNRELELYYEYFERLNAKLPRPDKVIYFEVADVDILLGRIHTRGRAEEKGIGADFLRGLNGYYLALPQIMRSKYGVDTLTIDVSKIDIRTRPGRDEILDRVRTFLDA